The proteins below are encoded in one region of Lactuca sativa cultivar Salinas chromosome 3, Lsat_Salinas_v11, whole genome shotgun sequence:
- the LOC111911039 gene encoding uncharacterized protein At5g41620 isoform X1, whose product MGIGKKQELFGIKLKNAILISKKANKTTPSPTWKLGFSNSSSPHHHFSMKSSLSARKIGANLWEVQPQFNFNTNDGDRDADDGDGDGDVAVDRGGLIHHHHRRHHEKDEFEVSDQLDGESSDSDPHTPEIKTSLRRKSKKISHLPIGKNEDLQHVSSASCCSSMQVTPYACGITPSGYTLKTSTHLLKVLNRIWNLEEQHSSNVASIKALKHELDISRAQIKTLIEERKNDHKEINELKWSTHEKKKKAVQSTKDEISDTKSSLIRERKARILLESLCDEFAKGIRDYEQKVRTLQQNRGRKDENGPDRLILHVSEAWLDERVQMKCDLSENTSISDNLCCEIETFLEAKKKQSRVSRVEDDCEPSSRMVNQGVKSNTLMAKLLEARLESKLLKSRSKN is encoded by the exons ATGGGTATTGGAAAAAAGCAAGAACTATTTGGAATAAAGCTGAAAAATGCGATTTTAATCAGTAAAAAAGCCAACAAAACCACACCTTCTCCCACTTGGAAACTAGGGTTTTCTAATTCATCTTCTCCACATCATCATTTCTCAATGAAATCATCCCTTTCCGCTAGAAAGATTGGTGCAAATCTTTGGGAAGTTCAACCCCAATTCAATTTCAACACAAACGACGGTGATCGTGATGccgatgatggtgatggtgatggtgatgttgCTGTTGATCGTGGTGGTCTAATCCACCACCATCACCGGCGCCACCATGAGAAAGACGAATTTGAGGTCTCTGATCAATTGGATGGAGAATCTTCTGATAGTGATCCACATACT CCAGAAATTAAGACCAGTTTGAGaagaaaaagtaaaaaaatatCCCATTTGCCAATTGGGAAAAATGAAGATCTACAACATGTATCATCTGCAAGTTGTTGTAGTTCAATGCAG GTAACGCCTTACGCTTGTGGCATTACCCCAAGTGGCTACACCTTGAAGACATCAACACATCTCCTTAAAGTCCTCAATCGaatttggaaccttgaagaacaACATTCATCCAACGTAGCATCAATCAAAGCCCTAAAACATGAACTCGACATCTCACGAGcacaaatcaaaaccctaatcgAAGAAAGAAAAAACGATCATAAAGAAATTAACGAATTGAAATGGTCAACACACGAGAAGAAGAAAAAAGCAGTTCAGTCAACAAAAGACGAGATCTCAGATACAAAATCTTCGTTGATTCGCGAGAGAAAAGCACGGATTCTGTTGGAAAGTTTGTGCGACGAATTTGCAAAAGGGATTAGAGATTACGAACAGAAAGTGAGAACTTTACAGCAAAATCGTGGGAGAAAAGATGAAAATGGACCCGATAGGCTGATTCTTCATGTTTCTGAAGCATGGCTTGATGAAAGGGTGCAGATGAAGTGTGATTTATCAGAGAACACATCGATTTCTGATAATTTATGTTGTGAAATTGAAACGTTTCTTGAGGCTAAAAAGAAACAATCGCGTGTTTCTAGGGTTGAAGACGACTGTGAGCCATCTTCAAGGATGGTGAATCAGGGTGTAAAGTCGAACACATTGATGGCAAAATTACTTGAAGCAAGGTTAGAAAGCAAGCTTTTGAAATCAAGAAGTAAGAACTAA
- the LOC111911039 gene encoding uncharacterized protein At5g41620 isoform X2 — MGIGKKQELFGIKLKNAILISKKANKTTPSPTWKLGFSNSSSPHHHFSMKSSLSARKIGANLWEVQPQFNFNTNDGDRDADDGDGDGDVAVDRGGLIHHHHRRHHEKDEFEVSDQLDGESSDSDPHTVTPYACGITPSGYTLKTSTHLLKVLNRIWNLEEQHSSNVASIKALKHELDISRAQIKTLIEERKNDHKEINELKWSTHEKKKKAVQSTKDEISDTKSSLIRERKARILLESLCDEFAKGIRDYEQKVRTLQQNRGRKDENGPDRLILHVSEAWLDERVQMKCDLSENTSISDNLCCEIETFLEAKKKQSRVSRVEDDCEPSSRMVNQGVKSNTLMAKLLEARLESKLLKSRSKN, encoded by the exons ATGGGTATTGGAAAAAAGCAAGAACTATTTGGAATAAAGCTGAAAAATGCGATTTTAATCAGTAAAAAAGCCAACAAAACCACACCTTCTCCCACTTGGAAACTAGGGTTTTCTAATTCATCTTCTCCACATCATCATTTCTCAATGAAATCATCCCTTTCCGCTAGAAAGATTGGTGCAAATCTTTGGGAAGTTCAACCCCAATTCAATTTCAACACAAACGACGGTGATCGTGATGccgatgatggtgatggtgatggtgatgttgCTGTTGATCGTGGTGGTCTAATCCACCACCATCACCGGCGCCACCATGAGAAAGACGAATTTGAGGTCTCTGATCAATTGGATGGAGAATCTTCTGATAGTGATCCACATACT GTAACGCCTTACGCTTGTGGCATTACCCCAAGTGGCTACACCTTGAAGACATCAACACATCTCCTTAAAGTCCTCAATCGaatttggaaccttgaagaacaACATTCATCCAACGTAGCATCAATCAAAGCCCTAAAACATGAACTCGACATCTCACGAGcacaaatcaaaaccctaatcgAAGAAAGAAAAAACGATCATAAAGAAATTAACGAATTGAAATGGTCAACACACGAGAAGAAGAAAAAAGCAGTTCAGTCAACAAAAGACGAGATCTCAGATACAAAATCTTCGTTGATTCGCGAGAGAAAAGCACGGATTCTGTTGGAAAGTTTGTGCGACGAATTTGCAAAAGGGATTAGAGATTACGAACAGAAAGTGAGAACTTTACAGCAAAATCGTGGGAGAAAAGATGAAAATGGACCCGATAGGCTGATTCTTCATGTTTCTGAAGCATGGCTTGATGAAAGGGTGCAGATGAAGTGTGATTTATCAGAGAACACATCGATTTCTGATAATTTATGTTGTGAAATTGAAACGTTTCTTGAGGCTAAAAAGAAACAATCGCGTGTTTCTAGGGTTGAAGACGACTGTGAGCCATCTTCAAGGATGGTGAATCAGGGTGTAAAGTCGAACACATTGATGGCAAAATTACTTGAAGCAAGGTTAGAAAGCAAGCTTTTGAAATCAAGAAGTAAGAACTAA